One window of the Chryseobacterium sp. CY350 genome contains the following:
- a CDS encoding ABC transporter substrate-binding protein yields MSEIEAENSIMGVASPEYIYSEKIKKLIKNGKIETVGNDQKYDVEKIISLKPDAVFTNYIASFENTYQLLKNNGIQVIFLDEYLEQKPLEKTAYIKLFGKLFGKVDIAEKKYAEIKKNYQELKQLALKSQSRPKVLANEMYGDVWYLPGGKTFTANYIADANADYILKDNMEDKAVTMSFEEVYSKSMETKYWINAGNHRSKQELLNINPYYGKLEVFKNGKIYGVTEKERQKANDFFESGVVRSDLILKDYIKIFHPELLQDYKLTYLKELQ; encoded by the coding sequence ATGTCTGAAATAGAAGCAGAAAACTCAATAATGGGAGTTGCAAGTCCGGAATATATCTATTCTGAAAAAATTAAAAAATTGATTAAAAACGGAAAAATTGAAACTGTAGGAAACGACCAAAAATACGATGTTGAGAAAATTATTTCACTTAAGCCAGATGCTGTTTTTACAAATTATATAGCAAGTTTTGAAAATACTTACCAACTTCTAAAAAATAATGGAATACAGGTTATTTTTCTCGATGAATATCTTGAGCAAAAGCCTTTAGAGAAAACTGCATACATCAAGCTTTTCGGGAAACTATTCGGAAAAGTTGATATAGCGGAAAAAAAATATGCTGAGATTAAAAAAAATTATCAAGAATTAAAGCAATTAGCACTAAAATCACAGTCGCGGCCAAAAGTTTTAGCTAACGAAATGTATGGAGACGTGTGGTATCTTCCTGGCGGAAAAACTTTTACAGCTAACTATATCGCAGATGCAAACGCCGATTATATTCTAAAAGATAACATGGAAGATAAGGCAGTTACGATGAGTTTTGAAGAAGTTTATTCGAAATCTATGGAGACAAAATACTGGATCAACGCAGGAAATCATCGTTCTAAACAGGAATTGCTGAATATCAACCCATATTATGGAAAACTTGAAGTTTTTAAAAATGGAAAAATCTACGGCGTTACAGAGAAAGAGCGGCAAAAAGCCAATGATTTTTTTGAAAGCGGAGTGGTGCGATCAGATCTTATTCTTAAAGATTATATAAAAATCTTTCATCCGGAGCTTTTGCAGGATTATAAGCTCACTTATCTGAAAGAATTACAATAG
- a CDS encoding TonB-dependent receptor — protein MKKIYSKSLALSLLISTFTFYKAQEVNLENLGKKTMEELKKNPFKISGGISANSVFYSSNVYSGRAPFTYFLNGNLNLGLYKWSMPISYSLTNQGSQLGYQVPFKFNRISIAPKYKWVKVYIGDANMTFSPYTFNGLLFTGAGLELTPKIPLKVALMTGRLNKAVEDDGNPNTIPAYKRIGYGAHLKWEKERYKLGLIGFYAKDDVGSLKTAPDAKGILPQENLVLSMTGSFKLDKNLEAFGEYANTSVINDLRATPNGAIKKGIASKFLSPNSSMENYSAYNGGVNLKLKKGMVGVRYEKIDPGYRTLGAYYFNNDLENITLNSSFTMLKDRLALSANIGRQRDNLDNKKAKQTSRWVGAVNANLKASDKLMITASYSNFTMFTSNQLNQFNTVNNNPLLIQQPKDSIDYKQISQNTNINVNYILSSTKEKVQNINFTYSLNDMVNRENGIVRRGGLSRFHNANVNYNLGFPERKMNIATSFNFTHTYAASQTSTIWGPGINVTKSLLKDEKLKTNFGASYNHSGSTTSNINVMNFRLGANYMPWKKHNFNLNFIQLFRNTDQAIENPNLNEMTCTLGYNYNF, from the coding sequence ATGAAGAAGATCTATAGCAAAAGTTTAGCATTATCACTGCTGATTTCAACATTTACGTTCTACAAAGCTCAAGAAGTAAATTTGGAAAATTTAGGAAAAAAAACGATGGAAGAATTGAAAAAAAATCCCTTTAAAATTAGTGGAGGAATTTCAGCAAATTCTGTTTTTTACAGCTCAAATGTGTATAGTGGAAGAGCTCCATTTACTTATTTTCTCAATGGAAATCTTAATCTTGGTCTCTACAAATGGTCAATGCCTATTTCTTATAGTTTAACAAATCAAGGCAGCCAATTAGGATATCAGGTTCCCTTTAAATTTAACCGGATTAGTATTGCTCCAAAATATAAATGGGTAAAAGTCTATATTGGAGATGCTAATATGACCTTTTCACCATATACATTTAATGGGTTACTATTTACCGGAGCCGGTTTGGAGCTGACACCCAAAATACCTTTGAAAGTTGCCTTAATGACTGGAAGGCTCAACAAAGCTGTAGAAGATGACGGAAATCCCAATACAATTCCCGCCTACAAAAGAATTGGGTATGGTGCTCATCTGAAATGGGAAAAAGAGAGGTATAAATTAGGACTGATTGGATTCTATGCAAAAGATGATGTAGGTTCTTTGAAGACCGCACCTGATGCAAAAGGAATTTTGCCACAGGAAAACTTGGTGCTTTCAATGACAGGAAGTTTTAAATTAGATAAAAATCTTGAGGCATTTGGAGAATACGCCAATACTTCTGTCATAAATGATTTGAGAGCTACACCAAACGGTGCTATAAAAAAAGGAATTGCTTCTAAATTTCTTTCGCCCAATTCTTCTATGGAAAACTATTCTGCTTATAATGGAGGAGTCAATCTCAAACTTAAAAAAGGAATGGTAGGCGTTAGATATGAAAAAATTGATCCAGGATACAGAACATTAGGAGCCTATTATTTTAATAATGATCTGGAAAACATCACGCTTAATTCTTCTTTCACAATGCTGAAAGATCGATTGGCTCTTTCTGCAAACATCGGAAGACAAAGAGATAATCTGGATAATAAAAAAGCAAAGCAGACCAGTCGTTGGGTGGGTGCAGTGAATGCCAATCTGAAAGCTTCGGATAAACTAATGATTACCGCAAGTTATTCCAACTTTACGATGTTTACCAGCAACCAGTTAAACCAGTTCAACACTGTTAATAATAATCCTTTGCTCATTCAACAACCTAAAGATTCGATAGATTATAAGCAGATTTCACAGAACACCAATATTAATGTGAATTATATCCTTTCCAGCACCAAAGAAAAAGTACAGAATATCAACTTTACTTATTCATTGAATGATATGGTCAATAGAGAAAATGGGATTGTAAGAAGGGGAGGACTTTCGCGATTTCATAATGCCAATGTGAATTACAATTTAGGTTTTCCTGAAAGGAAAATGAACATTGCCACATCATTTAATTTCACCCACACTTATGCCGCATCACAAACTTCTACAATTTGGGGACCAGGTATAAATGTGACCAAATCTTTATTGAAGGATGAAAAGCTAAAAACTAATTTTGGAGCATCTTATAATCATTCAGGAAGTACGACTTCTAATATTAACGTGATGAATTTTAGATTGGGTGCCAATTATATGCCTTGGAAAAAGCATAATTTTAATCTGAACTTTATCCAATTGTTCAGAAATACAGACCAGGCCATTGAAAATCCAAATCTCAATGAGATGACTTGTACATTAGGGTATAATTATAATTTTTAA
- a CDS encoding PKD domain-containing protein: MNFHKILKTIYSVVLLVILAITFNGCAIEEGIPVKADFTIKVVNNDYSVPVKVEITNKSTGADTYEWSFDGSTVTSSTEKNPQPITYAAAGVYKIKLKASNKDGNEEEKIIEVKADASMKVDFEWQMQGSDISPVTLQMVDKSLGATQYLWEFDGGNPATSNVQNPSVVFTTPGDHIIKLTISNGLETYSTQKTVTIQPAMTVDFNWSVDPIDNDYEAPLLLHLNNLSTNAYTYEWEIVGATPSLSTVTNPDINFSAAGTYTIILKATNDKETKILQKQVTIQPNTNLLSFSNVKLGISTAHSTIGCFFSSYLGTVIKQGDVTPANGSKIDFGFFGLNSSFNYNQFVSPDEVQNTAFSSIPNATHSKVINSQELVGAQLSISGFNAINVGSDFNSINVNETNTGKTPFNNTVVPRVVLFKTEDGRKGAIKITDFVSAGTGSYILVDIKVQKQP, translated from the coding sequence ATGAATTTTCATAAAATTTTAAAAACAATATATTCTGTAGTTCTTTTAGTGATTCTCGCTATCACGTTCAATGGATGTGCAATTGAAGAAGGAATTCCGGTAAAGGCCGATTTCACTATAAAAGTGGTTAACAATGACTATTCCGTACCTGTAAAAGTAGAAATTACTAACAAATCTACAGGAGCCGATACTTACGAATGGTCATTTGATGGCTCAACTGTAACGAGTTCCACAGAAAAAAATCCCCAGCCAATTACATATGCAGCAGCGGGAGTGTATAAAATAAAACTAAAAGCCTCCAACAAAGACGGTAATGAAGAAGAAAAAATAATAGAGGTGAAAGCAGATGCTTCTATGAAAGTTGATTTTGAATGGCAGATGCAGGGAAGTGATATTTCTCCGGTCACTTTGCAGATGGTAGATAAATCATTGGGAGCGACCCAATATTTATGGGAATTTGATGGGGGAAATCCTGCTACTTCTAATGTTCAAAATCCAAGTGTAGTATTTACAACTCCTGGAGATCATATTATCAAGTTGACTATTTCAAATGGGCTGGAAACCTACTCTACCCAAAAAACGGTAACGATACAACCTGCAATGACCGTTGATTTTAACTGGAGTGTAGATCCTATTGACAATGACTACGAAGCACCGCTATTGCTGCATCTAAATAACTTGTCTACTAATGCATATACATATGAATGGGAAATAGTAGGAGCAACGCCTTCTTTATCCACGGTAACCAATCCTGATATTAATTTCAGTGCTGCCGGAACATATACCATTATTTTGAAAGCTACCAACGATAAAGAAACGAAAATACTTCAAAAACAGGTTACCATACAGCCGAATACCAATTTGCTTTCTTTTAGCAATGTAAAATTGGGAATCAGTACTGCTCACTCTACGATTGGGTGCTTCTTTTCTTCCTATTTAGGCACAGTTATTAAACAAGGAGATGTTACTCCTGCAAATGGTTCTAAAATAGATTTTGGATTTTTCGGGCTTAACTCTTCATTTAACTACAACCAATTTGTATCTCCGGATGAAGTACAGAATACGGCGTTTTCTTCAATTCCAAATGCAACCCACAGTAAAGTCATCAACTCGCAAGAATTGGTGGGAGCACAGCTTTCGATTTCAGGGTTCAATGCTATTAATGTAGGAAGTGATTTTAATTCCATTAATGTGAATGAAACTAATACAGGAAAAACACCATTTAACAATACGGTTGTTCCAAGAGTGGTTTTGTTTAAAACGGAGGATGGCAGAAAAGGAGCAATAAAAATCACAGATTTTGTATCGGCAGGAACAGGCTCATATATACTTGTTGATATTAAAGTTCAGAAACAACCATAA
- a CDS encoding SprB repeat-containing protein, with amino-acid sequence MKKILFLLLIINAALLWGQGGQAEYKFELYNLRFELTDPVKNNTSSHVALTINYDDNSQEEIYYRGISEEEHDEWDWNLNPPIIRSKRPVSIRVSGFVNFRSGTDASYNVTNNLTTCPLQSFSVPSNSPRMSAITFKTRVTPVHTLISVTATGAANTFLPSDDKVNVYAKQGFAANLYSYQYSTDNINRVNIDPSLSVLNKLSVSAKDLFGANYTQYVGQNIFFRVVSCLSGGTYQSVSPPVVLTLIQSAPHIPTSSVTPTKCFDTTDGTATLNFDRTLIAGETLKISLVNTVTGAAVLNQDITSNLQTSTSYTLQNLPPGTYKLDILGTYNGNATYTDSPTHTINFEITKPTPVIFSMSSQTNVYCFEGNDGIINLTASGGQNQYHYKVIKDGQPFLDWTNFSGGNTSAIQNLSAGVYKIKVRDSNLCIAKDPTNSSIEKEITVTITQPSAAIALPTADIEIVQPTGFGLSNGYISVKVTGGTPNTDGSYNFEWRKDAPNGTVISTGITTDAVNNPYTIKLANLPAGTYYLTVKDKNYANATSQLGNCGIISQEFIVLQPEPLVATIEIEKQISCNLANDYPNKLDLDNNGVPDEAEDGNLKVVVTGGVGAYEYQWQVLTGGTFQNIPGATQAVLANRSVGTFKVLVNDINGNTANAEYTFVFPPQLSITLSANTISCYNQNTGMVSVNATGGTGTLSYQWNTSHTTPTVTGLPGGNYFVLVTDSKSCKVKGNVQVIQPDQIIITDESVQNPICFGASNGEIKTSITGGKAPYSISWSNGATTADNMGIPSGTYTMTVTDSNGCSSSKQYTLTDPAQLTTDLGADVTLCSGDTQVYNVAINDPLATYQWKDQNGNTIGTLATITLSNAGTYTVIITDSKGCTATDSVKIKNSSEVLNPQFMLATHAYSEASVVLVNTSPTQPQAVEWIIPTGNSIQIIQKTNNLLELKFSVPGSYEIGLKGIQGECVKTFYKKVIVEENTSGVTLNPTKASNITEFTLLPNPNNGIFKVLVGLGEEKPIKIKIIDMVSHEAYPAVTQPKAAYFAVPYNTSLPAGTYLFILETGNEVLVKRMLVQ; translated from the coding sequence ATGAAAAAGATTTTATTTTTATTATTGATTATTAATGCTGCTTTACTTTGGGGACAGGGCGGACAAGCGGAGTATAAATTTGAATTATATAATTTAAGATTTGAACTTACAGATCCCGTCAAAAATAACACAAGCTCACATGTTGCACTTACTATTAATTATGATGATAACTCGCAAGAAGAAATCTATTACAGAGGAATCTCAGAAGAAGAACATGATGAGTGGGATTGGAATTTGAATCCGCCGATAATTCGGTCTAAGCGACCTGTTTCCATTCGTGTTTCGGGCTTTGTAAACTTCAGATCTGGTACGGATGCAAGCTATAATGTTACGAATAATTTGACAACGTGCCCATTGCAGAGTTTTTCTGTCCCAAGTAATTCTCCAAGAATGTCTGCAATTACTTTTAAAACAAGAGTTACCCCTGTTCATACTTTGATATCTGTGACAGCGACAGGAGCCGCAAATACCTTTTTGCCTAGTGACGATAAGGTAAATGTATACGCAAAACAAGGCTTTGCAGCTAATCTATATAGCTATCAATATAGCACAGACAATATCAATAGGGTAAATATTGATCCTTCTTTATCTGTTTTAAATAAATTGAGCGTTTCTGCAAAAGATCTTTTCGGAGCAAATTATACACAATATGTAGGACAAAATATTTTTTTTAGAGTTGTGTCTTGTTTATCAGGCGGAACATATCAGTCAGTTTCTCCTCCGGTAGTTTTAACGCTCATTCAGTCTGCACCTCATATTCCTACCAGTTCAGTGACTCCGACGAAATGTTTTGATACCACAGATGGCACAGCAACACTTAATTTTGACAGAACTTTAATTGCGGGTGAAACATTAAAAATCTCGTTGGTCAATACCGTTACAGGAGCTGCAGTTCTTAACCAGGATATTACAAGTAATTTACAGACCAGTACCTCATATACTTTACAAAACCTTCCTCCCGGAACGTATAAATTAGATATTTTGGGTACTTATAATGGAAATGCAACCTACACTGACAGTCCTACCCATACCATCAACTTTGAGATTACAAAACCGACTCCAGTAATTTTCTCTATGTCGTCACAAACCAATGTATATTGTTTTGAAGGAAATGATGGTATTATCAATCTTACCGCAAGTGGCGGGCAAAACCAATACCATTATAAAGTCATCAAAGATGGACAGCCTTTTCTCGATTGGACAAATTTCAGCGGTGGAAATACTTCTGCCATTCAAAATCTGAGTGCAGGTGTGTATAAAATAAAAGTAAGAGATTCTAACCTTTGTATCGCAAAAGACCCTACCAATTCCAGTATAGAAAAAGAAATTACGGTAACCATTACCCAGCCTTCTGCAGCTATTGCTCTTCCAACTGCTGATATTGAAATTGTTCAGCCTACAGGATTTGGATTGAGCAATGGGTATATATCGGTAAAAGTAACAGGTGGAACACCTAATACGGACGGCAGTTATAATTTCGAATGGAGAAAAGATGCGCCTAACGGAACTGTTATTTCAACAGGAATTACCACTGATGCAGTAAATAATCCATACACCATCAAACTTGCAAATCTTCCTGCCGGAACATATTATTTAACTGTTAAAGATAAAAATTACGCTAACGCAACCTCCCAATTAGGAAATTGTGGAATTATTTCACAAGAATTTATTGTACTACAGCCGGAACCTTTGGTTGCCACTATAGAAATTGAAAAACAGATTTCTTGTAACCTCGCCAATGATTATCCCAATAAGTTGGATTTAGACAACAATGGAGTTCCTGATGAAGCCGAAGATGGCAACCTGAAAGTAGTAGTTACCGGAGGTGTGGGGGCATATGAATATCAATGGCAGGTTTTAACCGGAGGAACTTTTCAGAATATTCCTGGAGCAACGCAAGCAGTTTTAGCCAATCGTTCTGTAGGAACTTTCAAAGTTTTAGTAAATGATATCAATGGTAATACGGCGAATGCAGAATATACTTTCGTATTTCCTCCACAATTATCAATTACCTTATCGGCTAATACTATATCTTGCTATAATCAGAATACAGGTATGGTTTCGGTTAATGCTACAGGAGGAACGGGAACACTTTCTTATCAATGGAATACCTCTCATACCACTCCTACGGTTACAGGACTACCGGGCGGAAATTACTTTGTATTGGTTACCGATTCTAAAAGCTGTAAAGTAAAAGGCAATGTACAGGTGATTCAGCCTGACCAAATTATCATTACTGATGAGTCTGTTCAAAATCCTATTTGTTTTGGAGCAAGCAACGGAGAAATTAAAACCAGTATCACGGGAGGCAAAGCACCATATTCCATCAGTTGGTCTAATGGAGCAACTACAGCAGACAATATGGGAATTCCATCTGGAACCTATACGATGACAGTTACCGATTCCAATGGATGTAGTTCATCAAAACAATATACACTTACTGACCCTGCGCAGCTTACGACTGATTTAGGAGCAGATGTAACGTTATGTTCAGGAGACACGCAAGTCTATAATGTAGCAATAAATGATCCTCTTGCCACCTACCAATGGAAAGATCAAAACGGAAATACAATTGGTACTTTGGCAACTATTACTTTGTCGAATGCAGGGACTTATACCGTAATTATAACTGATTCTAAAGGCTGCACAGCTACTGATAGTGTTAAAATTAAAAATTCATCTGAAGTATTAAATCCTCAGTTTATGTTGGCTACCCACGCTTATTCAGAAGCCAGTGTGGTATTGGTAAATACTTCTCCAACACAGCCGCAAGCAGTGGAATGGATAATTCCAACAGGTAATAGTATTCAGATTATACAAAAAACAAATAATCTTTTAGAACTTAAATTCTCTGTTCCGGGTTCTTATGAAATAGGATTGAAGGGAATTCAGGGAGAATGTGTGAAGACTTTCTATAAAAAAGTTATTGTTGAAGAAAACACTTCAGGAGTTACACTTAATCCTACAAAAGCCTCCAATATAACAGAATTTACACTTCTGCCAAATCCAAATAACGGAATTTTCAAAGTTTTAGTAGGATTAGGCGAGGAAAAACCAATCAAAATAAAAATTATCGATATGGTTTCCCACGAAGCTTATCCTGCGGTTACACAGCCGAAAGCTGCTTATTTTGCTGTGCCTTATAATACCTCTCTTCCTGCAGGAACTTACTTGTTTATTCTGGAAACAGGCAATGAAGTACTGGTAAAAAGAATGCTTGTACAATAA